In a single window of the Tellurirhabdus bombi genome:
- a CDS encoding pentapeptide repeat-containing protein, with translation MDFYNQIFDQTSALPDQWTYHDFEQCTFKRLDLAKAVLENASFTNCHFEHCNLTMAQFKNAKLDEVTFENCQLSHVDFGLCNPFGFRVEFQECQLDYTIFLNRNLKKTRFESCSLKEAHFLKCDLSGAVFKDCNLELAKLVENNLTQADFSTSYNLRLDPNENKVKKARFSLYNLPGLLTKYEITVVEK, from the coding sequence ATGGATTTTTACAACCAGATTTTTGACCAAACCTCGGCTTTGCCAGATCAATGGACCTACCACGATTTTGAACAGTGTACCTTCAAAAGGCTAGACTTAGCCAAAGCAGTACTGGAGAACGCGAGCTTTACAAATTGTCATTTCGAGCACTGCAACCTCACAATGGCGCAGTTCAAAAATGCCAAACTCGATGAGGTAACCTTCGAAAATTGCCAGCTTAGCCATGTGGATTTTGGGCTCTGCAATCCCTTTGGTTTCCGGGTCGAGTTTCAGGAGTGTCAACTCGATTATACAATATTTCTGAACCGTAACCTGAAGAAAACCCGCTTTGAATCGTGCTCGCTAAAAGAAGCTCATTTTCTAAAATGCGATCTGTCGGGAGCGGTGTTTAAAGACTGTAATTTAGAGTTGGCGAAGCTGGTCGAAAATAACCTGACCCAGGCCGATTTTTCTACGTCTTATAACCTAAGGCTCGATCCTAATGAAAACAAAGTGAAAAAGGCCCGTTTTTCGTTGTATAATCTGCCGGGACTTTTAACGAAATACGAAATTACGGTAGTCGAAAAATAG
- a CDS encoding MFS transporter — translation MLKTKPAPSYALTLNQSRPLRYGVFFYLYVMQGIPAGFSLTALTNYFTAEGVKPALIGTFTALVGLPWAFQFVWGTLIDRYQGSPMGRRKPWVLGAQLLAFVASLGLLTIPNPVAQIQTLGWLFFTHSVVASIQDASVDAMAITVIKDHERGRVNAFMRCGFLVGTGLGATVFAYLLRHYTFFTAALVQSLCLLVFMLITFVVRERPEDRLLPFTKRAAGATPTTNTPLDIPDSPGFRRLLLDLAKGILARRSLALFGSVVLGYLSVSLFMRAYNYHLIQKLGWADTSVSILTGTYGMLVATVVALLGGYLADWTGNRRFFTIGLALVATYLLGFNLIDSLWQQPAIAQTGLIALYFMDPLISVAAIPLLMAVCRPGVEGSQFTTYMAFINLSDIAGSYLTGHALGYVNAPTIGLVAGGLVSLSLFFVLRSQKPSS, via the coding sequence ATGCTAAAGACCAAACCGGCGCCCTCCTACGCCCTGACCCTAAACCAAAGTAGACCACTGCGTTACGGGGTCTTTTTTTATCTGTATGTCATGCAGGGCATCCCGGCGGGCTTTTCATTGACAGCCTTGACCAATTACTTCACGGCGGAGGGGGTAAAACCCGCCCTCATTGGCACGTTTACCGCGCTGGTTGGGTTGCCCTGGGCTTTTCAATTTGTGTGGGGCACCCTCATCGATCGTTACCAGGGTTCGCCCATGGGTCGTCGTAAGCCCTGGGTGCTGGGTGCGCAACTGCTGGCTTTCGTTGCCTCTCTGGGCTTGCTGACCATTCCCAATCCGGTGGCCCAGATACAGACCTTAGGCTGGCTTTTTTTTACCCACAGCGTCGTGGCTTCAATTCAGGATGCCAGCGTCGATGCGATGGCCATAACGGTTATAAAGGATCACGAGCGGGGGCGCGTCAACGCATTTATGCGCTGCGGCTTTCTGGTGGGTACGGGTCTGGGAGCAACTGTCTTCGCTTACCTGCTTCGGCATTATACTTTTTTCACGGCTGCGCTGGTGCAGTCGCTTTGCCTGCTGGTTTTTATGCTGATCACCTTCGTTGTTCGGGAACGCCCCGAAGATCGCCTCTTGCCTTTCACTAAACGCGCTGCTGGCGCAACGCCCACCACCAATACGCCACTAGACATACCCGATAGCCCTGGTTTTCGACGGCTGCTGCTTGATTTGGCGAAAGGCATTCTTGCCAGACGAAGCCTGGCTTTGTTTGGTTCTGTGGTGCTAGGCTACCTGAGCGTAAGCCTGTTTATGCGAGCCTATAACTACCACCTGATTCAAAAGCTGGGCTGGGCTGACACTTCCGTTTCTATTTTGACGGGTACGTACGGAATGCTGGTTGCCACCGTCGTGGCCTTGTTGGGTGGTTACCTCGCCGACTGGACTGGCAACCGCCGCTTTTTCACCATTGGCCTGGCTTTGGTTGCCACGTATTTGCTTGGATTTAATTTGATTGATTCGCTCTGGCAGCAACCCGCCATTGCCCAAACCGGCCTAATCGCTCTCTACTTCATGGATCCGCTGATTAGCGTAGCGGCCATCCCGCTGCTCATGGCCGTCTGCCGCCCGGGGGTTGAAGGCTCCCAGTTTACCACCTACATGGCCTTCATTAATTTGTCTGACATCGCCGGGTCGTACCTGACCGGCCATGCGCTCGGGTATGTCAATGCTCCTACCATTGGGTTGGTAGCCGGCGGTCTGGTCAGTTTGTCCTTATTCTTTGTCCTGCGTAGTCAAAAGCCTTCTTCCTAA
- a CDS encoding NUDIX domain-containing protein produces MNSTENPWKTLSSTVAYENPWIKIRHEEVLTPSDTPGIYGVVSFKNKAVAVVPLDADGYTYLVGQYRYPLEEYSWEVPEGGSPLGTDVLDSAKRELAEETGLIATKWTKIGRIHTSNSATDEEGFIYIAEELQQGDHAPEETEQLQIKRVLLTDAINMVMNGEITDALSVCALLMVARLKQL; encoded by the coding sequence ATGAATTCGACGGAAAACCCCTGGAAAACGCTCTCATCAACCGTTGCCTACGAAAATCCCTGGATCAAAATTCGGCACGAAGAAGTCCTGACCCCTTCAGATACCCCCGGTATTTACGGGGTTGTCAGCTTTAAGAATAAAGCCGTAGCCGTTGTTCCCCTCGATGCCGACGGGTATACGTATCTGGTGGGCCAATACCGCTACCCATTAGAAGAATATTCGTGGGAGGTCCCGGAAGGTGGCTCCCCGCTGGGCACCGATGTGTTGGATTCGGCCAAACGCGAACTGGCCGAAGAAACAGGTCTGATTGCCACTAAATGGACAAAAATTGGCCGCATCCATACGTCTAACTCGGCTACCGACGAAGAAGGGTTTATCTACATTGCCGAAGAACTTCAGCAGGGCGACCATGCCCCCGAAGAAACTGAACAACTGCAAATCAAACGAGTTCTGTTAACTGACGCGATAAATATGGTAATGAACGGCGAAATCACGGATGCCCTGAGTGTCTGCGCGCTCCTGATGGTTGCTCGGTTAAAACAGCTTTGA
- a CDS encoding carbon-nitrogen hydrolase family protein: MKICVAQTRAVKGDIKRNLANHQKWIELAVAKGADLIIFPELSLTGYEPTLARQLATHLEDRRLDDLQKMSDEHGIIIGVGLPTTSAAGIGISLILFQPHQARQLYSKKYLHADEEPFFTSGENLTNLVIDKTPIALAICYELLVPDHAAAAHQNNARIYLASVAKSASGVEKAHKRAVDIARDYKMLVLMANSVGESDDFVSAGQSAIWDSTGSLLGRLNDSQEGILIIDTATQTLV, encoded by the coding sequence ATGAAAATTTGCGTAGCCCAGACCCGAGCCGTCAAAGGCGATATCAAACGGAATCTTGCCAATCACCAAAAATGGATTGAACTGGCGGTCGCAAAGGGGGCTGACCTCATCATTTTCCCGGAGCTTTCCCTGACGGGTTACGAACCCACCTTAGCCCGCCAACTCGCCACTCACTTGGAAGACCGCCGCCTCGACGATTTGCAAAAAATGAGTGATGAGCACGGCATAATCATCGGTGTCGGTTTGCCAACCACCAGCGCGGCGGGCATTGGCATCAGCCTGATTCTTTTTCAACCCCACCAGGCCCGGCAGCTGTATTCCAAAAAATACTTGCACGCCGACGAGGAGCCGTTCTTTACGAGTGGAGAAAATTTGACCAATCTGGTCATTGATAAGACCCCCATTGCGCTGGCTATTTGCTACGAACTCCTAGTTCCCGACCATGCGGCGGCGGCTCATCAAAACAATGCCCGGATTTACCTGGCCAGCGTCGCCAAATCGGCTTCGGGCGTTGAAAAAGCCCACAAAAGGGCGGTTGACATTGCCCGCGATTACAAGATGCTTGTGTTGATGGCTAACAGCGTCGGGGAATCCGATGATTTTGTCAGTGCCGGGCAGTCGGCCATCTGGGACAGTACGGGCTCCCTCCTGGGTCGGCTCAACGATTCCCAGGAAGGAATTTTAATCATTGATACGGCAACGCAAACCCTCGTTTAG
- a CDS encoding T9SS type A sorting domain-containing protein, with protein sequence MKSLITSLLLAFAVTTASVAADNTTKPNGPAKASLKTAVFSNPTADKLHVIVDKSQGYTAKIRLINAKGHTLYVQNLAKKEQIAHTKFDVSNLADGTYQVEITDGTNKEVKEITLKTAEQTVEATRTIAML encoded by the coding sequence ATGAAATCGCTCATCACTTCCCTCCTGCTTGCTTTCGCTGTAACTACTGCTTCCGTTGCTGCTGATAACACTACCAAACCCAATGGCCCTGCCAAGGCTTCCCTGAAAACAGCCGTTTTTTCAAATCCTACCGCTGATAAGTTGCACGTCATTGTTGACAAGTCGCAGGGATATACGGCAAAAATTCGCCTGATTAACGCCAAGGGCCATACGCTTTATGTTCAGAACCTGGCGAAAAAAGAACAGATTGCCCACACCAAATTCGACGTAAGCAATTTAGCGGATGGCACTTATCAGGTAGAAATCACGGACGGCACCAACAAAGAAGTAAAAGAAATAACCTTAAAAACAGCTGAGCAAACGGTAGAAGCCACCCGCACAATAGCCATGCTGTAA